ATAGAAAACTACTTATTCTTCTTTTATGGTGAATAGAGGGATGAATTATCTCATCTTTCTTCTTGAGCAGAATTTTATTTTGTTCTGTTTCGCGTTATAACTATTCAATAAAGAGAGATTTAAACTACTAAAATTTGTTAAAGATTTATAGAGGCATTGTAGGTTGATTATATCTTTTAATTATATCCATTTGCATTTCTCGTTGCTTTGCCTCTATTGATTCTATTTGCCTTATAAGGCTATCTTGATAGCCAAAGTTACCACTAAGTCTGGCTTGTAATGCCTCTTCCTTTAATGTGTTTAATTCTCTGAACAACATAATATTGTACCAAATAGTTTTAGCAGATTCATAATTACTCAATTGACTACGGAGTAACTTTGTTTTTTCTGTTATATATTGAACGATATCAGCTACTTTTGACTTTTCTAGCTCTTCAAGTAAAGCTTCTTTAGACAATTTACAGTTAATTTTACTTTTGATATCAATAATATGTTGTTGTAGTTTATAAACATCTTTATTCGTTATATTAAAGTCAGCGAACTGTTCGAAGAGAATTGGATCATCGAGAACTTCAGGAAATTCAATTGCTATGCGTAGTATTGCTGTTTGATTTTGCTCTTGTTCAACTAAGCTTGGTACTTTATCGTATAGACATTCTTCTTTTGTCATTTTAAAATTTTTTGTACTTTTTACTCCTTGCTTAGTTTGCAAAAAACGAATCTTGTTATAGAAAAAGTTTTTATAGTACTTTTTTACGCTGCTATTTTTTATGTCATTTATGTAATGCATTAATCTATTCTCAAGCATAGCATATTTTTCTGGTGCAGATGAGCTTGTGATGAAAGTACTAGAGCTTATCTCATAAGCCCATAAAAACTCAGAATGTAGTTTTGCTTTATCTTCAAGTAAGGAAAGAATCTCTTCTGAATTATAGTTATAGCTGTTGCATATATCGTATGGATCACAACCAGATGGGAGGATTACAAATTTCAAAAGTTTTTCAGGTTCTAAAACAGATAAAGCAAGACTTGCAATTCTTAAAGCAGCAGTGTGCCCAGCATTATCCCCATCCATGCATATAAATATTTCCTGTGCTATATTCCATAA
This sequence is a window from Candidatus Mesenet endosymbiont of Phosphuga atrata. Protein-coding genes within it:
- the dnaG gene encoding DNA primase, which produces MDYTELIKSRLLLSNIIGKKVKLIKKGANFVGLCPFHHEKTPSFTVNDGKGFYYCFGCGASGDVFEFVCKTEGLNFKEAVESLAQMTGVQLPEKRYNQDSSKNNDMTKVFDLAADWFTHKLHSNELALDYLRQRKISLDMIKKFKIGYAPNNGLKEYLSAQGIKDEVIGLINKNGDYFRSRIMFPIWNMTGKIIAFGGRILDDKMQPKYLNSPESILFKKRESIYSINFALSEIRKKQQVFIVEGYTDVIALFQAGITNVVAPLGTAISTWHIESLWNIAQEIFICMDGDNAGHTAALRIASLALSVLEPEKLLKFVILPSGCDPYDICNSYNYNSEEILSLLEDKAKLHSEFLWAYEISSSTFITSSSAPEKYAMLENRLMHYINDIKNSSVKKYYKNFFYNKIRFLQTKQGVKSTKNFKMTKEECLYDKVPSLVEQEQNQTAILRIAIEFPEVLDDPILFEQFADFNITNKDVYKLQQHIIDIKSKINCKLSKEALLEELEKSKVADIVQYITEKTKLLRSQLSNYESAKTIWYNIMLFRELNTLKEEALQARLSGNFGYQDSLIRQIESIEAKQREMQMDIIKRYNQPTMPL